A window of the Bacteroides thetaiotaomicron VPI-5482 genome harbors these coding sequences:
- a CDS encoding ATP-binding protein → MIEDVKRIPYGVSNFVEVVEQNQYYVDKTMYLPLLEQQPNSLFFIRPRRFGKSIFLSMLRTYYDISQKEKFQKRFGNLWIGSQPTPLQGTFQILFLDFSRIGGIDGTLAQNFDDYCCGGLDDFASIYEPYYYPGFALEMKQLEGSTNKLNFLDRKARNNGSHLYLIIDEYDNFTNVVLNEQGNEIYHALTHASGFYREIFKKFKGMFERIFMTGVSPVTLDDLTSGFNIGWNISTDFQFNMMLGFSETDVRTMFQYYKDAGQLPADTDIDALIREIKPWYDNYCFAKESLERDPKMFNCDMVLYYLRHYITLGKSPEQMIDPNTRTDYNKMKKLIRLDKLDGNRKGVLRKITEEGEVITNLVTTFPASEIANPEIFPSLLFYYGMLTITGTRGVRLILGIPNNNVRKQYYDFLLEEYQEKRHIDLNGLRDLFDDMAFDGHWQKSLEFIAHAYKENSSVRSAIEGERNIQGFFTAYLSVNAYYLTAPEVELNHGYCDLFLMPDLLHYEVNHSYIIELKYLSEKDSDAKAEIQWEEAVEQIKGYAAAPKVRQLIQNTKLHCIVMQFRGWELQRMEEVIQPHIK, encoded by the coding sequence ATGATAGAAGATGTGAAAAGAATCCCATATGGAGTTTCCAATTTCGTGGAAGTGGTAGAGCAGAATCAATATTATGTAGATAAGACCATGTATCTGCCTCTGCTGGAACAGCAGCCCAACAGTCTATTCTTTATCCGCCCCCGGCGTTTCGGCAAAAGTATCTTCCTGAGCATGCTTCGCACCTATTATGATATTTCGCAAAAAGAAAAGTTTCAGAAACGCTTTGGTAATTTGTGGATAGGCAGTCAGCCAACTCCCCTACAGGGAACTTTTCAGATACTTTTTCTTGATTTCTCACGCATAGGCGGAATCGACGGTACATTGGCACAGAACTTTGACGATTATTGCTGCGGTGGATTGGATGACTTCGCATCCATTTATGAACCATACTATTATCCGGGATTTGCATTAGAAATGAAGCAACTGGAAGGTTCCACCAATAAGCTGAATTTTCTGGATCGAAAAGCCCGCAACAATGGTTCCCATCTCTATCTGATTATTGACGAATATGACAACTTCACCAACGTGGTTCTGAACGAACAAGGTAATGAAATCTATCATGCCCTGACTCACGCCAGCGGATTCTACCGGGAGATTTTCAAAAAGTTTAAAGGAATGTTCGAACGCATCTTCATGACAGGTGTCAGCCCCGTTACATTGGATGATCTCACCAGCGGATTCAATATCGGCTGGAACATCAGCACCGATTTCCAATTCAATATGATGCTGGGATTCAGTGAGACAGATGTGCGGACCATGTTTCAGTACTATAAAGACGCCGGACAACTGCCGGCAGATACAGACATAGATGCACTGATTCGGGAAATAAAACCGTGGTATGACAATTATTGCTTTGCCAAAGAAAGTCTGGAACGTGATCCGAAGATGTTCAACTGCGACATGGTACTTTATTATCTGCGTCATTACATAACGTTGGGGAAATCTCCCGAACAAATGATTGACCCTAATACCCGCACGGATTACAATAAAATGAAAAAACTGATCCGATTGGACAAGCTCGACGGAAATCGTAAAGGTGTGTTGCGCAAAATCACCGAAGAAGGAGAAGTCATCACCAACTTAGTGACAACCTTCCCCGCCAGCGAAATAGCCAATCCGGAAATCTTTCCCAGCCTGCTCTTTTATTATGGCATGCTGACCATTACCGGTACACGAGGAGTCCGCCTGATACTGGGTATTCCCAACAATAATGTACGCAAGCAGTATTACGATTTTCTGTTAGAGGAATATCAAGAGAAACGGCATATTGACTTGAATGGCTTAAGAGATTTATTTGATGACATGGCATTCGACGGTCACTGGCAAAAATCTTTAGAGTTCATCGCTCATGCCTACAAGGAAAACTCCTCAGTACGTAGTGCGATTGAAGGCGAACGGAATATTCAAGGATTCTTTACTGCCTACCTGAGCGTAAATGCTTATTACCTGACTGCCCCGGAAGTGGAACTGAATCACGGTTACTGTGACCTGTTCCTTATGCCGGACCTACTGCATTATGAAGTGAATCATAGCTACATCATAGAGCTAAAATACCTTTCAGAAAAAGATTCCGATGCGAAAGCCGAAATCCAATGGGAAGAAGCCGTTGAGCAGATAAAGGGATATGCAGCCGCACCGAAAGTTCGCCAATTGATACAGAATACAAAGTTACATTGCATTGTGATGCAATTCCGTGGCTGGGAACTCCAACGAATGGAAGAAGTAATTCAACCACATATAAAATGA
- a CDS encoding tetratricopeptide repeat protein: MKPKKLSLLLTILPMIIAATGCHSQQESKVDITPHCINLQADSLYRQAMTLMESSCDVDSTRKCIRFLDKALAIDSLNPDYYGMKAKLLSEMGELDSALYIQTLAMEKNAITGEYLFQLGLLQAAKDMHAEAHESFGKSKVFLQAVLKQYPDSLGAFILAEAANSLYENKDSLFMRNIDEIRKRFPERLLEIEMTRRVKPHSLVNQIRRIKIEKDYNIDFDMDSLVEATVNKD; encoded by the coding sequence ATGAAACCCAAGAAATTAAGCCTCTTATTAACTATCTTGCCAATGATTATTGCAGCTACAGGTTGCCATTCCCAGCAAGAGTCTAAAGTAGACATCACTCCTCATTGTATCAATCTTCAGGCAGACAGCCTCTACCGGCAAGCAATGACATTAATGGAATCTTCTTGCGATGTAGACTCCACCCGAAAATGCATCCGCTTTCTGGACAAAGCTTTGGCAATCGACAGTTTAAATCCCGACTATTACGGCATGAAAGCCAAACTTTTATCTGAAATGGGAGAACTGGACTCCGCCCTATACATACAAACACTTGCTATGGAGAAAAACGCAATTACCGGTGAGTATCTGTTCCAACTGGGACTACTTCAAGCTGCCAAAGATATGCACGCTGAAGCTCACGAAAGTTTTGGAAAAAGCAAGGTCTTCCTTCAAGCAGTACTAAAACAATATCCCGACAGCTTGGGAGCTTTTATTCTGGCAGAAGCTGCCAATTCTCTCTACGAAAATAAAGATTCACTTTTCATGAGAAATATAGATGAAATCCGTAAACGCTTTCCCGAAAGGTTGCTGGAAATAGAGATGACCCGAAGGGTGAAACCGCATTCATTGGTCAATCAAATAAGAAGGATTAAAATAGAAAAGGATTATAATATTGATTTTGATATGGATAGTCTGGTTGAGGCGACTGTGAATAAAGACTAA
- a CDS encoding BACON domain-containing protein: MSMKKNILIIGLASIFGIASGLISCSPDYETEFKVETLVVPDKSQAPITFPLLGGEHEIEVQTNVPLDRWSAQSNAEWCKVVQHEGKVVVSASANNIYKQRRAEITVAYGHQSYSITVSQFGKEPAILIGDKLQQEGYVEIIDAERETLTIPVATNLNLDNIIIPDTCNWIRLAEQPATFDAKTRAAEDVNKQELKFTLDKSTETDVRYCTIILQSSQNYSYTASFLIKQQPRGYIVEIDEDKKIYEVKAMGETITIPFKVNSPAGEVSYTYEVEESAQSWITPVSLPASRALRDVSESFIIKANTEVENQPREGKITFKSTNSTDKVPSQFVVTVKQAGFIATPPLNVINATATPGAGSIQLQWEIPEDVDFNKIKITYYDKVTKENKEILINDYKTTSYIIDDTYQCAGEYSFTINTYGPTGMETDSPVTITGISGEASEMERVTLTIDMLSDNANHVGDGGGLPALIDGKVNTYYHTKWNAPVTTEAHYVQIKLNKPLKDLCFEYDARQSGVNNGGDVKAATIYGSMNGEFFESMGNEEFNLPTTNGGHATAKNNVSGKQAYNYIRFTPTARRDKDPLDYTVAGSAWWNMSEIYLYRIRHDEAWAREQLGI; encoded by the coding sequence ATGAGTATGAAAAAAAATATATTAATCATCGGGCTCGCAAGCATATTCGGAATTGCTTCCGGACTTATCTCTTGTTCGCCCGATTACGAAACCGAGTTTAAAGTAGAAACGCTCGTAGTTCCTGATAAAAGTCAGGCACCTATCACTTTCCCACTTCTGGGAGGAGAACATGAAATTGAAGTGCAGACCAATGTACCACTCGACAGATGGAGTGCCCAGTCCAATGCAGAATGGTGCAAGGTAGTACAACACGAGGGCAAAGTAGTCGTATCTGCCAGTGCAAACAATATATACAAACAACGCCGGGCAGAAATCACTGTAGCCTATGGTCATCAAAGCTATTCCATCACTGTCTCGCAGTTTGGTAAAGAACCGGCCATCCTTATAGGTGACAAGCTACAACAGGAAGGATATGTAGAAATAATAGATGCAGAAAGAGAAACATTGACAATTCCTGTAGCGACCAACCTGAATCTGGATAATATCATTATACCAGACACTTGCAACTGGATACGTCTGGCAGAGCAACCTGCCACATTTGATGCAAAGACGCGTGCAGCGGAAGACGTAAACAAACAGGAACTGAAATTTACGCTGGATAAAAGCACCGAGACTGACGTACGTTATTGTACGATTATCCTCCAGTCTTCCCAGAATTACAGCTATACAGCTTCTTTCCTGATAAAGCAACAACCCAGAGGTTATATAGTCGAAATCGATGAAGACAAGAAGATCTATGAAGTGAAAGCAATGGGAGAAACAATCACTATTCCTTTCAAAGTAAATTCTCCTGCCGGTGAAGTGTCATATACCTATGAAGTCGAAGAATCCGCCCAATCCTGGATCACTCCAGTATCATTACCCGCTTCAAGAGCACTGCGTGATGTCTCCGAAAGCTTTATCATTAAAGCCAACACTGAAGTTGAGAATCAACCTCGTGAAGGAAAGATAACCTTCAAGAGTACCAATAGCACCGACAAAGTACCAAGTCAGTTCGTAGTCACAGTAAAACAGGCCGGATTTATCGCGACACCTCCTTTAAATGTGATCAATGCTACTGCTACTCCGGGAGCCGGAAGTATTCAGCTGCAATGGGAGATACCTGAAGATGTAGACTTCAACAAGATAAAGATTACCTATTACGATAAAGTCACGAAAGAAAATAAAGAGATCTTAATAAATGACTATAAGACAACATCCTATATCATAGATGATACTTACCAATGTGCAGGTGAATACTCATTTACTATCAACACCTATGGTCCGACTGGTATGGAGACAGATAGTCCGGTAACAATAACAGGCATTTCCGGCGAAGCTTCCGAAATGGAACGTGTTACTCTTACTATCGATATGCTTTCCGACAATGCTAATCATGTCGGAGACGGAGGCGGTTTACCGGCATTGATTGACGGGAAGGTGAATACTTATTATCATACCAAGTGGAATGCTCCTGTTACAACAGAAGCACATTATGTCCAGATCAAACTGAACAAACCATTAAAGGACCTTTGTTTTGAATATGATGCACGTCAAAGCGGAGTGAATAACGGAGGTGACGTAAAAGCCGCAACAATATATGGAAGTATGAACGGTGAGTTCTTTGAAAGTATGGGTAATGAAGAATTCAATCTGCCGACAACAAACGGTGGCCATGCCACAGCTAAAAACAATGTGAGTGGAAAGCAAGCTTACAACTATATCCGATTTACTCCTACGGCTCGCCGTGACAAAGATCCATTGGATTATACTGTCGCAGGCAGTGCATGGTGGAATATGTCCGAAATATACCTTTACAGAATAAGACATGATGAAGCCTGGGCAAGAGAACAGCTAGGCATTTAA
- a CDS encoding BT_3044 domain-containing protein translates to MKKKFNIMLCTLIGVLSACNEYDFDQEQYRNEVGLLSNSSLIYDRQVANVGQEKDTIYLVATVSGSQISPNTHHVALLESDSLLKAYNKSNFDIEKEKFAKLLPDECYDFPNKELDIQAGTSKVMFPIYLKNLERISPDSIYFLDYKIDPEKTPNYNPDKSHVLLRIYKENYYATTKTSTYYNYTSSTIVIPNPSGSPEVRRPTNANQVFPIGANSVRMMAGDEDLGDYKTARSRIVSKSIILEIGEQQPENPQARELTIRAHDRVNDVEVDPVDVVQLTPIDDYDNTFLLNAIRTPDGRATYYKEFRLHYKYRLESTAPYREVKAKLRYEFNPRVDNL, encoded by the coding sequence ATGAAAAAGAAATTTAATATAATGCTCTGCACCCTTATAGGTGTATTGAGTGCTTGCAATGAATACGATTTCGACCAGGAACAATACCGGAACGAAGTAGGCTTACTCAGTAATTCGAGTCTGATCTACGACCGGCAGGTGGCTAATGTAGGACAAGAAAAAGATACGATCTATCTGGTTGCCACGGTTAGCGGCTCACAAATAAGCCCTAACACACACCATGTAGCTCTTCTGGAATCGGACTCTTTGCTGAAAGCATACAACAAATCCAACTTTGATATAGAAAAAGAAAAATTTGCCAAACTGCTTCCCGATGAATGCTATGATTTTCCCAATAAGGAACTGGATATTCAGGCAGGCACTTCCAAAGTAATGTTTCCGATCTATCTGAAAAATCTGGAAAGGATTTCACCGGATTCCATTTATTTTCTGGATTACAAGATAGATCCGGAAAAAACACCTAATTATAATCCGGATAAAAGTCATGTATTATTGCGTATCTATAAAGAAAACTATTACGCAACGACAAAGACTTCTACCTACTACAATTATACAAGCAGTACGATTGTAATTCCTAACCCCAGTGGTAGTCCCGAAGTCCGTAGACCGACAAATGCCAATCAAGTATTCCCGATCGGTGCCAATTCGGTACGCATGATGGCAGGTGATGAAGATCTTGGCGATTATAAGACAGCAAGAAGCAGAATTGTATCTAAGAGTATCATTCTGGAAATTGGCGAGCAGCAACCGGAGAATCCTCAGGCCAGAGAACTTACCATCAGAGCGCATGACAGAGTTAATGATGTGGAAGTGGATCCGGTCGATGTAGTACAACTTACTCCAATCGATGATTACGACAACACATTCCTGTTAAACGCTATCCGTACTCCCGACGGACGTGCCACTTATTACAAAGAGTTCCGTCTGCATTATAAATATCGCCTGGAATCCACCGCCCCTTACCGGGAAGTGAAAGCCAAACTACGATATGAATTTAACCCAAGAGTAGATAACTTGTAA